A genome region from Hevea brasiliensis isolate MT/VB/25A 57/8 chromosome 9, ASM3005281v1, whole genome shotgun sequence includes the following:
- the LOC110635927 gene encoding protein BPS1, chloroplastic has translation MSRPQEPHRPFFSFGNPFRMISPKGSQLSPRLLSLLNAFEETLAERLGKLNPKDKNDILSLTWMNYAMDSLCETHTDIKTLITDLELPVTQWDEKWIDVYFDISVKLLDICIAFSSELSRLNQGHLLLQCVLHNLESNTSKKFVQVRSSLDSWRKHISSKNLRVQNCRSILDNLVESLNLPKVKNSAKGKVLMQAMYGVKVLTVFVCSVFAAAFSVSSKNLLDLDVPNTILWAQAYCNLQTNVNVKIRETFSGGKFTVLKELDAVDSIVKKLYPMIQDGLKPIEVEALQNSVSDLRTGAERLSQGLDFLAKEVDVFFKIVLSGRDALLCNLRASGAVTDPMLGTNVGEPIV, from the coding sequence ATGAGCAGGCCACAGGAACCACACCGCCCTTTCTTCTCTTTCGGGAATCCTTTCCGGATGATATCACCAAAGGGCTCTCAATTGTCTCCAAGGCTTCTTTCCTTATTGAATGCTTTTGAGGAAACCTTGGCAGAGAGGTTGGGGAAACTTAATCCCAAGGATAAGAATGACATTCTTAGCTTAACATGGATGAACTATGCGATGGATTCACTTTGTGAGACTCATACTGACATAAAAACCTTGATTACCGATCTTGAGCTCCCTGTGACTCAGTGGGATGAGAAATGGATAGATGTATACTTTGACATTAGTGTAAAGTTGCTCGATATTTGCATTGCTTTTAGCTCTGAGCTTTCCCGGCTTAACCAAGGCCATCTCTTGCTTCAATGTGTCCTGCATAATTTGGAGTCCAACACTTCAAAGAAATTTGTGCAGGTGCGATCTTCCCTTGATAGCTGGAGAAAACACATTAGTTCAAAGAATTTACGAGTCCAGAACTGTCGCTCCATCTTGGATAATCTTGTggaatcactgaatctgccaaAGGTTAAGAACTCAGCTAAAGGAAAGGTCTTGATGCAGGCAATGTATGGAGTTAAGGTGCTAACAGTGTTTGTATGCAGTGTTTTTGCTGCTGCCTTCTCAGTTTCTTCAAAGAATTTGTTAGATTTGGATGTCCCAAACACAATCTTGTGGGCACAAGCATATTGTAATTTGCAAACAAATGTGAATGTCAAAATCAGAGAGACGTTTTCCGGTGGAAAATTTACAGTCCTGAAGGAATTGGATGCAGTTGATTCAATTGTGAAGAAGTTGTATCCCATGATTCAAGATGGGCTAAAGCCTATTGAAGTCGAAGCATTGCAAAATTCTGTTTCAGATTTAAGAACAGGTGCCGAAAGACTCTCTCAAGGGCTGGattttcttgcaaaggaagtGGACGTCttttttaagatagttttgagTGGGCGCGATGCTTTACTTTGTAATTTGAGAGCATCTGGTGCTGTTACTGACCCAATGTTAGGTACTAATGTAGGAGAGCCGATTGTGTGA
- the LOC110635926 gene encoding mitogen-activated protein kinase homolog MMK2, translated as MESSSGPGERNIRGIPTHGGRYVQYNVYGNLFEVSRKYVPPIRPVGRGAYGIVCAAVNSETREEVAIKKIGNAFDNRIDAKRTLREIKLLRHMDHENIVALRDIIQPPQKENFNDVYIVYELMDTDLHQIIRSNQPLTDDHCRYFLYQLMRGLKYVHSAHVLHRDLKPSNLLLNANCDLKIADFGLARTTSETDFMTEYVVTRWYRAPELLLNCSEYTAAIDIWSVGCILGEIMTRQPLFPGKDYVHQLRLITELIGSPDDSSLGFLRSDNARRYVRQLPQYPRQNFAARFPNMSPGAVDLLEQMLVFDPNRRITVDGALRHPYLAPLHDINEEPVCPSPFIFDFEQPTFTEENIKELIWRESVKFNPDP; from the exons ATGGAGTCAAGCTCTGGCCCCGGCGAGCGTAACATCAGAGGAATACCTACTCATGGAGGACGCTACGTTCAGTACAATGTGTACGGCAACCTCTTTGAAGTCTCTAGAAAGTACGTCCCTCCTATTCGTCCCGTTGGCCGAGGTGCTTATGGTATTGTTTG TGCTGCTGTGAATTCTGAGACCCGAGAAGAAGTTGCCATTAAGAAAATTGGTAATGCTTTTGACAACCGGATAGATGCTAAAAGGACATTGCGAGAGATTAAGCTTCTTCGACACATGGACCATGAAAAT ATTGTTGCTCTTAGAGACATCATACAACCTCCCCAGAAAGAGAACTTCAATGATGTCTACATTGTTTATGAATTGATGGACACTGATCTTCATCAAATAATACGCTCCAACCAACCATTGACAGATGATCATTGTCGG TATTTTCTTTATCAGTTAATGCGAGGGCTCAAATATGTACATTCAGCACATGTTTTGCATCGTGATCTCAAGCCTAGCAATCTGCTTCTGAATGCTAATTGTGACCTTAAGATTGCAGACTTTGGTCTTGCAAGAACAACATCCGAAACAGATTTTATGACCGAGTATGTTGTTACTCGTTGGTATCGGGCACCAGAATTACTACTTAATTGTTCAGAGTACACTGCAGCAATTGATATATGGTCAGTGGGTTGTATACTAGGTGAAATCATGACAAGACAACCCTTGTTTCCTGGTAAAGACTATGTTCATCAGCTGAGGCTTATAACAGAG CTCATTGGTTCACCGGATGACTCCAGCCTTGGCTTCCTACGAAGTGATAATGCTCGAAGATATGTTAGGCAGCTTCCTCAATACCCAAGGCAAAATTTTGCTGCTAGATTTCCTAATATGTCCCCAGGTGCTGTTGATTTGTTAGAGCAGATGCTAGTCTTTGATCCAAACAGGCGCATTACAG TTGATGGGGCACTGCGCCATCCTTACTTGGCACCACTTCATGATATCAACGAGGAGCCTGTTTGCCCAAGCCCTTTCATCTTTGATTTTGAGCAGCCAACATTTACCGAGGAAAATATCAAAGAGCTTATCTGGAGGGAATCTGTAAAATTCAATCCTGATCCTTGA